In Aquimarina spinulae, a single window of DNA contains:
- a CDS encoding Rieske (2Fe-2S) protein has product MKKTLFLASILLILSCSSDDNGDNNQFLPPSSVNYQINLNLPQFNPLKFPSNHLVDNSENGSIKGVIIYNIDNTQYAAFELSDPNHAPSSCSTQTIDGITATCNCDDGNSYNIVTGQQTSGEGQFGLRRYNVRREGNTLFISN; this is encoded by the coding sequence ATGAAAAAGACTTTATTTTTAGCAAGTATCCTTTTGATTTTATCATGTAGCAGTGATGATAATGGAGATAATAATCAATTTCTACCTCCTTCGAGTGTTAATTATCAAATCAATCTTAATTTACCTCAGTTTAATCCGCTTAAATTTCCAAGTAATCATTTGGTAGATAACTCAGAAAACGGAAGTATTAAAGGAGTCATCATTTATAATATTGATAATACTCAGTATGCTGCTTTTGAGCTTAGTGACCCTAATCATGCTCCCAGCTCCTGTTCTACTCAGACAATTGATGGGATCACCGCTACTTGTAATTGCGATGACGGAAACAGTTACAATATTGTTACTGGACAGCAAACCTCTGGAGAGGGTCAATTTGGATTAAGGCGATATAATGTGCGACGAGAAGGAAATACGTTATTTATATCTAACTAG
- the thiH gene encoding 2-iminoacetate synthase ThiH codes for MSSFKDIFEQYNWEATLSSIFSKTEADVVHALEKPKRDLEDFKALISPAAKPYLEHMAQISSYTTKKRFGNTIQMYTPMYLSNECQNICTYCGFSMTNKIPRRTLTDQEILKEVDFLKSKGYDHILLVTGEANRTVGVDYINNAIQLIQSKFANITIEVQPLDQSDYELLIKNGLYAVLVYQETYHKEEYKKHHPKGRKSNFDYRLETPDRLGKAGIHKIGLGALFGLEDWRADSFFTALHLNYLQKTYWKTKYSISFPRLRPHSGGLEPKVAMTDSDLVQLICAFRLLDEDVELSLSTRESEVFREHIVNLGITSISAESKTNPGGYVVEPQSLEQFEISDERSTGDVVKMLKNKGLEVVWKDWAYNWK; via the coding sequence ATGAGTAGTTTCAAAGATATATTCGAACAATATAATTGGGAAGCAACACTGTCTAGCATTTTTTCTAAGACAGAAGCAGATGTTGTTCATGCTCTAGAAAAACCTAAAAGAGATCTTGAAGATTTTAAAGCATTGATTTCTCCTGCAGCAAAACCATATTTAGAGCATATGGCGCAAATAAGTAGCTATACTACTAAAAAACGTTTTGGCAACACCATCCAGATGTATACCCCTATGTACTTAAGTAATGAATGTCAAAATATATGTACGTATTGTGGATTTAGTATGACTAATAAAATTCCGAGAAGAACATTAACCGATCAAGAAATTCTAAAAGAAGTAGATTTTCTAAAATCCAAAGGCTATGATCACATCCTTTTGGTTACGGGAGAAGCTAATAGGACAGTGGGAGTAGATTATATCAATAATGCCATACAGCTCATACAATCAAAATTTGCCAATATTACGATAGAGGTGCAGCCATTAGATCAGTCAGACTATGAACTATTAATTAAAAATGGTTTGTATGCCGTATTGGTGTATCAAGAAACATATCACAAAGAAGAGTATAAAAAACATCATCCAAAAGGAAGAAAATCTAATTTCGATTATCGATTAGAAACTCCGGATCGATTAGGTAAAGCAGGAATTCATAAGATAGGATTAGGAGCTCTTTTTGGGTTAGAAGATTGGAGGGCGGATAGCTTTTTTACAGCATTGCATCTTAACTATTTGCAAAAAACATACTGGAAAACAAAATATTCGATATCCTTTCCGAGACTAAGACCACATAGCGGTGGGCTAGAGCCAAAAGTAGCAATGACAGATTCGGATTTGGTACAGTTAATATGTGCTTTTCGATTGTTAGATGAAGATGTAGAATTGTCTTTGTCTACTCGAGAAAGTGAAGTGTTTAGAGAACATATTGTAAATCTGGGAATCACTTCTATAAGTGCCGAATCTAAAACTAATCCGGGAGGTTATGTCGTAGAACCACAGTCTTTAGAACAGTTCGAGATTTCTGATGAACGTTCTACAGGAGATGTAGTAAAAATGCTTAAAAATAAAGGATTAGAAGTGGTTTGGAAAGATTGGGCCTATAATTGGAAATAA
- a CDS encoding thiazole synthase — MEKLKIADKEFSSRLFTGTGKFSSSRLMRDALLISESELITVALKRVDVNNENDDILKHLDHPRINLLPNTSGVRDAKEAIFAAQLAREALETNWIKLEIHPDPKYLLPDPIETLKAASELVKQGFVVMPYIHADPVLCKRLEEVGTQCVMPLGAPIGSNKGLKTLEFLEIIIDQSNVPVIVDAGIGSPSHAAQAMEIGADAVLVNTAIAVSQQPITMAKAFKMAVEAGRMAYDSKLAPVRQHAEASSPLTSFLNE, encoded by the coding sequence ATGGAAAAATTAAAAATTGCAGATAAAGAATTTTCATCCCGTTTATTTACTGGGACAGGAAAATTTAGCTCTTCCCGGTTAATGAGGGATGCATTACTTATATCAGAAAGTGAACTAATAACGGTAGCATTAAAAAGAGTTGATGTTAATAATGAAAACGATGATATATTAAAACATTTAGATCATCCGAGAATTAATTTACTCCCTAATACATCTGGAGTTCGGGATGCTAAAGAAGCAATCTTTGCTGCTCAATTGGCAAGAGAAGCACTAGAGACCAATTGGATAAAGCTAGAGATTCATCCGGATCCAAAATATTTATTGCCAGATCCTATTGAAACCTTAAAAGCAGCTTCAGAATTAGTAAAACAAGGATTTGTAGTCATGCCATACATTCATGCAGATCCTGTTTTATGTAAACGATTAGAAGAAGTAGGAACGCAATGTGTGATGCCGCTAGGTGCGCCTATTGGAAGTAATAAAGGCTTAAAGACATTAGAGTTTTTAGAAATTATCATAGATCAAAGTAATGTTCCTGTAATTGTAGATGCTGGTATCGGAAGCCCTTCTCATGCGGCTCAAGCGATGGAGATTGGTGCAGATGCAGTATTAGTAAATACGGCTATTGCAGTATCTCAACAACCAATAACGATGGCAAAAGCATTTAAAATGGCTGTAGAGGCAGGTCGTATGGCATATGACTCAAAATTAGCCCCTGTTAGACAACATGCAGAGGCGAGTAGTCCGTTAACAAGTTTTTTGAATGAGTAG
- a CDS encoding thiamine phosphate synthase, with protein MKEVGLQYISQGKTPKDHLKNVENACKAGCSWIQLRLKNEDIATYLDTAIQCRNICDQYHAIMIVNDNVSVAKAVLADGIHLGLNDMNPREARKILGDNFIIGGTANTLENCIQHIEDGVDYIGLGPYKHTITKKKLSPVLGIDGYTNILGKLKVINSELPVIAIGGVTEKDITTLMQTGVSGIAVSGELTNQVNLEKKIETIKKLMVQKLSANR; from the coding sequence ATGAAAGAAGTAGGTTTACAATATATTTCGCAAGGTAAAACCCCAAAGGATCATCTTAAAAATGTAGAGAATGCTTGTAAAGCAGGTTGTAGTTGGATACAATTACGTCTTAAAAATGAAGATATAGCAACATATCTGGATACAGCAATACAATGCCGTAATATCTGTGATCAATACCATGCTATTATGATTGTCAACGATAATGTAAGTGTAGCAAAAGCTGTTCTGGCAGATGGGATACATTTGGGTTTAAATGATATGAATCCCCGAGAGGCACGAAAAATTCTGGGAGATAATTTTATTATAGGCGGTACTGCAAATACATTAGAAAACTGTATACAACATATAGAAGATGGTGTAGATTATATAGGTCTTGGTCCTTATAAACATACAATAACCAAAAAGAAACTAAGTCCGGTATTAGGGATTGATGGTTACACAAATATTCTTGGCAAATTAAAAGTTATAAATTCAGAATTACCCGTAATTGCAATTGGAGGTGTTACAGAAAAGGATATTACAACTCTTATGCAGACAGGAGTATCAGGAATTGCTGTTTCTGGGGAACTGACAAACCAGGTGAATCTGGAGAAAAAAATAGAAACTATAAAAAAGCTAATGGTTCAAAAGCTATCAGCTAATCGTTAA
- a CDS encoding hydroxymethylpyrimidine/phosphomethylpyrimidine kinase, translating into MIKRPYILTIAGFDPSSGAGLTADIKTIEALKGYGLSVCTANTIQNDVEFKTCYWTDIDVIKSQVEILFDRFAIAYVKIGIVKNWEVLNAIIDVLLEKNNTIKIVLDPVLKSSSDFDFRSSNTNSLDAENYFEKILDKIYLLTPNYDEIERLYKDKTIQETIAHIANKTNLFLKGGHRKEAIGKDELFTSEGKQFVLNPKRQNISEKHGSGCVLSSAITTHLALGFSLLKACYRGKRYTEKVLSSNSSLLGYHRI; encoded by the coding sequence ATGATAAAAAGACCGTACATACTTACCATAGCAGGTTTTGACCCGTCAAGCGGAGCCGGACTTACTGCAGATATTAAAACGATTGAAGCATTAAAGGGCTATGGTTTGTCTGTTTGTACTGCAAATACTATTCAGAATGATGTTGAATTCAAAACATGTTATTGGACGGATATTGATGTGATAAAAAGTCAAGTAGAAATACTATTTGATCGTTTTGCAATAGCGTATGTAAAAATAGGAATCGTTAAGAACTGGGAAGTACTTAATGCAATTATTGATGTTTTATTAGAAAAAAATAATACCATTAAAATTGTTTTAGACCCAGTATTAAAGTCTAGTTCAGATTTTGATTTCCGTTCTTCTAATACCAATTCTCTTGATGCCGAGAACTATTTTGAAAAAATATTAGATAAAATCTATCTTCTCACGCCTAATTATGATGAAATAGAGAGGTTATACAAAGATAAAACCATACAAGAAACAATCGCTCATATTGCTAATAAAACGAACCTTTTTCTTAAAGGAGGACATAGGAAAGAAGCGATTGGAAAAGATGAGTTGTTCACTAGCGAAGGGAAACAGTTTGTGTTGAACCCAAAAAGACAAAACATATCAGAAAAACACGGAAGCGGTTGTGTACTATCTTCTGCAATCACAACACATTTGGCATTAGGGTTTTCTTTGCTTAAAGCTTGTTATAGAGGAAAAAGATATACCGAAAAAGTACTGAGTTCTAATAGTAGTTTACTGGGATATCATAGAATTTAA
- a CDS encoding thiamine phosphate synthase produces MLIILTSERELESEADKINSLFDNGLEKLHFRKPTMNIEGYRVLLNQIDAKYYNRIMIHQFHELCEEFNLRGIHIQEQPRLNLEEKLEEYINNYKTKSYKVSSSFHSKEDIKNCPVNFEYVLLSPVFSSISKVGYTGKGFDVNDLDEFVIGMGGINENTLQATFDLGFKGVGVLGGIWNTKDSLESFKIIYDKLKTIQIT; encoded by the coding sequence ATGCTAATCATATTAACCTCAGAACGAGAATTAGAAAGTGAAGCCGATAAAATCAATTCACTATTCGATAATGGTTTAGAAAAACTACATTTTCGTAAACCAACTATGAATATTGAAGGATACAGAGTTTTGCTCAACCAAATTGATGCAAAATACTACAACCGTATTATGATACATCAATTTCATGAGTTATGCGAAGAATTTAATTTGAGAGGAATTCATATTCAGGAACAACCACGATTGAATTTAGAAGAAAAACTAGAAGAATATATTAATAATTATAAAACAAAAAGCTATAAAGTAAGTAGCTCTTTTCATTCTAAAGAGGATATAAAAAATTGCCCGGTTAATTTTGAATATGTGTTATTAAGTCCTGTTTTTAGTTCAATTTCAAAAGTTGGTTATACTGGAAAAGGATTTGATGTCAATGATCTAGATGAATTTGTTATAGGAATGGGCGGAATTAATGAAAACACATTACAAGCAACATTTGATTTGGGATTTAAAGGAGTAGGTGTTTTAGGAGGAATATGGAATACAAAGGATTCGTTAGAAAGTTTCAAAATAATTTATGATAAGCTTAAAACTATACAAATTACTTAA